The following proteins are encoded in a genomic region of Fusarium oxysporum f. sp. lycopersici 4287 chromosome 1, whole genome shotgun sequence:
- a CDS encoding hypothetical protein (At least one base has a quality score < 10) gives MPAAMEPTQQAPMTSDNGDIVTQQPSAEPQPDMTMRGGEEAGCEICCGLCACDEGCC, from the exons ATGCCCGCCGCCATGGAACCCACTCAGCAAGCCCCCATGACCTCTGATAACGGAGACATCGTCACACAGCAGCCT AGCGCTGAGCCTCAGCCTGATATGACCATGCGTGGTGGTGAGGAGGCTGGCTGTGAGATCTGCTGTGGTCTCTGCGCCTGCGATGAGGGATGCTGCTAA